CCAGGCCCTAACTCTGCTTTGTCGTCGTCCTCCAGGGGTTCCACCCTTGCAGCCCCGCTGCGCCCCTGCTCTGTCCCTGGGGAGCCAGGCTCACCTGGGGGCTGCGGAGCTGCCCCCACCTCTGCAGGCAGCCGCACGCTGACATCGCAGCTCTGGGCCTCCCGAAGTTGCACCTCTGTTCCCGTTCCACCTTCCTGCCCATCGGCGGGTGGCACAGGCAGCACCTCCGTGCCTGCAGTCCCACCCCGCGCTGCGTCTCCCATCGCAAACTCACCCTGCGGCTCTGCCTCCATGGGCTGCGTTACCTCCACCTCCCCTTcctcagccccagctctgctgctccctccGTGCTGAGCTGCTGGCACGATGGCATCTAAGCTCTTGGCACCGATGTGCTCTTCCTCCAGCATCCTGGGGCCAGGATCCACTGTCATCTCAGGGAGGGCTCCATCCCCCTGGGCTGCTCCCATTCGCGCCCACCCCCAGGTTGGTGGTTCTGGCTCCAGGTGCTCTCCAGGCTTTACTGTGAGTTTCTCGGAGCGTCCTGATGGTGGATCAGCTTCtccccccagccctgtgctctGGGGCTTTGCACACTCTTCCCGAGCCACAGCCGGGCCAAGCTCACCTGTGACAAGATGCCATCCTGCTGCTAGACCTGCCTCAAGAGGTCCCAAACCTGCCTCtgaattttctcctttgcttaaTGCCACTTCCTCAATATCTCCAGGGAGCCGTGCCTTTTCCCAACCTGTTGTTTCCTGCCTCCATCCTACTCCCTTCATCTCCATCAGCTTTCCTGCCTCCACGCTCTCTGCTGGTGCTCCTTGTGGATGCTCAGCTGCCTTTAACATCAGCTTCTTCACACCAGCTCCCTCTTCTTGAGGGATTAACATCCCCCATGCCTCCTTTGGgctctctccctgctctcctcccgGCTCCTGAGCCCTGCAGGGCCCGGCTCCCACAGACGCACCAGCCCGTGTTGTGTCTGGAGCACCAAGATGAGCTGTGGCTGGTCCCTCCTTCAGGTCTCCTTCAAACAGCTCATGAGAgacgtggccaagaaggaccTCTTGCAGGACCCCAGGGCTTGGGGCaaaggctgtggctgcctcCAGCCCAGTTTGGGTCTCAGCATCGTCCCTGGGGTGAGGAGCAGCATCCGCTGGCACAAGGGGTGCACCTGGTGCCTGGGGCTCCAGCGGTTTGCTCAGAGCTGCTATCGCATCGTTCATCTCTCTTAGCAAAGAGCTTTGGTCAGAAAAGCGTTCCTCTTTCAGAAATTCTGGGAAGGGGTCGTCTTCTGTGGAGCTCGTTCTCCGCACGGCTTCCAAATGGCTTATTGCTGCTAGCGGCATTTCCCAAACCCTGGAAAGGGCAGAAAACAGGGAGGGTCAGCTCAGTGCCCTAAACTGGGCTCCAGCTTCCTCCCATCTACCTGGGCCAGTACCAGGGGGGGCTCTGGTCATCTCTCCacccccatctctctccaaaCCTGATTTTATTCACCCTCCAGGGGTACTGGAGGTTCACACAGGCAGCGATGGGGACAGGAAAAAGGGGGATGAACACCCAGGAAGACAGAGCCGGGGCCATATCCTCCCAGTGGGTGAGGGTGcctcttcccaggctctgccTTCACGTCAtcagagatggaaagaaaaccctCAGCCGTTGGATCAGACACAACAAGTGCCTGAGCCAAGGGAGCAGCGCAAGGTGAAGAGCTGGGGCAAGGGATCTGATGTCTGGGATGAGAGACGAGTGGGTAAGAAGGAGTGTTAAAGGGACTAAACCTCATGTTTTGCCTGGGGAGAGGGGACGATTTGGGCGCTCAGCACCAGCTCACAGCCCTCGGGGGCACAAGCAAATGCAGAAGATGTTGCCCAGGTTTCCTTACACTTGGTGGGTGCTCTTGGCTTTGGGCTCGCCGCCCTGGGACCCCAGCCTGATCCGCATCTTGGAGCGGTACTTTTCACTCTTCGCCAGACTCATCTGCAGTACATGgggtgggaagaaaaagagaggaaaaaaacttggTGAGGGAGCCTATCGACCTGAAACGATGCTGAACACGGACTGGTATCCAGATGTACCCACTCAAAATCTTGGGGGTACCAGAACTAAGGAGGGTGCTGCCGTCTCCTCCCTTCCCAAGAACCTGCAGGGCCAACCCAATTTGAGGAAGCTTTTAGGGGAGGCATTGCAGAAGCACCTTGTGCTCTTtattagatggtctttaaggtcccttccaacccaaaccactctctTGGGCTCCCCAGCAGTCATGAACTGAGGAGCACAAGGCCCTGGAGCTTCGACATCTCATCCCGTTCCCACACACTCAGCTGAAGTACCTGTGGGGACACTGGTGTCTCCTCAGGCAGCTCTGCCACCGCTCTGTCCCTGCAAACACAGAGCACAGGGTTCAAAATGCATCCTCTTCACCAcatccatccctgccccaggGTTGTCCCCAGCCTTGGAGAGGGACAACAAAACCCGCAGCCCTTGGATCGGTCTTCGTTGGGTTCTTCCAGGCAAAGGACGTTCCCATCTCTGCTGGGACAGGTTCAATGCCAGGTGCTGATAGCCCTGGCTTATTTCCCTGATGCTTTTCACACCAAACCATGATTAATCTGCACCATGGAGACCACTCAAGCCCCATGATGGCTGAGACCCATCAAACTCATTCCCCATCCGCTGCAGTGCGCAGACGGAACCACGTAGGAGCAGATGCCCATCACTCAGCTACTCACCTGAGCTCTTCCACGTGCTCCCAAGCCACTGCAGCTCTTGCGGTCTGCAGGTGCCCCTGggtctgctggagctgctggtggaggtgctgcaggtggtCCTCCAGCTCCCGGTtgctctcctccagctgctggttTTCGGTGCTGGTGGCTTGCTGCGCGCTGCGGAGGCTGCGGCACCGCGTCTCCAGCTGCGGGATGGCAACCAGGACACTCACACCCCACCAGGACCCCAGtgcaaaaatcatagaatcatagaatagtttgggttggaaggaaccttaaagatcacccagttccaacccccctgccatgtgcagggacacctcccactggatcaggctgcccaaggctccatctaacctggccttgaacccttccaAGGATGGGGAAACCGCAatttccctgagcaacctgggccagggtctcaacactctcatggtgaagaaatttctccttatgtccagcctaaatctgcccctctccaatttaaagccatccatcctcatcctatcaccacaagcctttgtgaacagtcccttcccagctttcttgtagccccttcacgTACTGGAatgtcactctaaggtctcctcggagccttctcttctccaggctgaacattatTATGGATTATTATGGATTACCAACTCCTCCTGACCTGTGGCTGAATTTCTGACCCCTGTCGAGAGTGGTGGGTAGGGAACTCGACTTGGATGCACTGAGATTGAGGAAAGCATGAGGCTGTGGTGGCAAAGGAGAGGCCCTAGGTGAGGTGACACCTTGCATCAAGAGCTGGTGGGGACAGACTGAGATCAGATGTATAACACCATGTTGCTTCTACAGGCATGGCCCACGGACCCCGTACACATGACAGGGGAGCAGAGGTTGGAGCTATCTCACCTCCATTTGCGCCGTGACCAAGCGTTGCACCTCCCTTTCGCTGGCATCCAGCGCTTGCTGCAGCTCCACACCGTGCTGGTGGCTCCGGGCCATGCTCTGGGATGGCAACAAGGATATTAGCACCTACTCACCCGCCTGGGAGATGTCACAGGGGTTTGAGGGTGCTGGAGTCCCTCCAAGGATGGGTGGCAAGGGGACAGGAGCAGCTGGTGACTCACCTTCTGCTCCAGCCGCTGCTTCTCCTGCCGGATCTGCTGTTCCAGGGCCTCGCAGAGCTGCTGCACCTCCTTGTCGTGCTCAGCAACACACCTGCCAGGGACAGCAAGGCCAGGAGGGTGGTCAGACCCTCCTGCAGTGGGTGCAGGTCCCTGAGATCTCATATTGCCCATGGGAGCCTGCAGGCTGCTGCCAGAGGATTTCAGCCAGCAAGGACGTGGCCAGCAGTCCAAGTCTGGCACTTCGGTCATCCCATGTGTGACTGCAGAGGGAGCCCCACCACAAAGTTAGCTCCCAGGGAAACCTCTGCTCCAGACACTGACGGAGATGCAGAAAGCACACTGGTTTCTCCCTCCTTGGATACATCTCCACAACTGGGCTGAGAagcccatccctgtcctcatctCTCCTATCCCACCCTTGTCCTCTGCCCTGGGGTGACTCACTTGTTCAGGGTCACCTCCAAAGCCTCTTTCTTGCTCCTGGCTTCTTGGATGCGGTGCCTCATCTTGGCCAGAAAGTCCTCCAGGTTGCCCAAGAGCTGGGGTTCGTCCTGCCGGAGCTTCACCCAGAGCTGCCAGATCTCCTTTCTGCAGGAAGAGGGGGGTTTTGTGGTGAGCATCTcaccagagccccccaaaagccGGGCATGCTATGGGGTCCCATGTCATTCAGCTCACACTGTTGGGGAGGTGTGGTCCTGGGGGAAGAGATGAGCATCGGGGTGACCATGATCCTGTTCCCCtgctcctgcacttggggcaaagGCACCTCCAAGCCCTTTCTGGGCTTGTTGCCTGCTTGGGGACTTCTTGCCACAAGCGTTTTCCCCCTTGGGCTGCTCTGCCCCATCCTGCAGGACACCCACGGGTGCTAAACCAGGGTGGCTTACTCTTCAGAGATGTTGTCTGTGCCCAGCTGCTCCATAAATGCAGCAAAGTGTCTCTGCTCCTCGCTGTCTGCCACCTCTACTGGGCTGGGGAGGACCAAGCGGAGCCTCCGTGATGCTGTTTTCCGCCGGCGATGATCCCTGGCAGCTTGTTGGGAGTTCAGGAACTGAcctgacaagaaaaaaaaacaaaacaacaaaacctcaGCGCTCAACTGAGCACAAGCCCTGACGCTTCCCACCCCATGGCTTTGAGAAGCCCCTTTGGCACAATAGGACCCCTCATCAGGTGAGCCGTGGGCTGAAAGCTCGGCACGGGGATAGTTTCTGGGCCACCAGCAAGGGGAATGTTTTAGGTTCCAGGTAGGAAAGCACTCGGACTGCATCCAGTGTCAGCCCAGGCTGCTTGGAGGCAGCGTGTCAGCACTCACAGAGCCCGGCAGTGAACTCCTCGGTTCTTAACCTCCCAGTGCCAGCAGCATCCAGGCCATCAAA
This portion of the Phaenicophaeus curvirostris isolate KB17595 chromosome 24, BPBGC_Pcur_1.0, whole genome shotgun sequence genome encodes:
- the RAB44 gene encoding ras-related protein Rab-44 isoform X4, whose translation is MAERRGGTKGRRMGSSRRRQLREGSSEAPTAAPGEEPPWASEMVQKVQDFFREQDKDQAGFVTRSDMKKLQQEDFPCSTEELELIFDGLDAAGTGRLRTEEFTAGLCQFLNSQQAARDHRRRKTASRRLRLVLPSPVEVADSEEQRHFAAFMEQLGTDNISEEKEIWQLWVKLRQDEPQLLGNLEDFLAKMRHRIQEARSKKEALEVTLNKCVAEHDKEVQQLCEALEQQIRQEKQRLEQKSMARSHQHGVELQQALDASEREVQRLVTAQMELETRCRSLRSAQQATSTENQQLEESNRELEDHLQHLHQQLQQTQGHLQTARAAVAWEHVEELRDRAVAELPEETPVSPQMSLAKSEKYRSKMRIRLGSQGGEPKAKSTHQVVWEMPLAAISHLEAVRRTSSTEDDPFPEFLKEERFSDQSSLLREMNDAIAALSKPLEPQAPGAPLVPADAAPHPRDDAETQTGLEAATAFAPSPGVLQEVLLGHVSHELFEGDLKEGPATAHLGAPDTTRADVWRLGSSGQAAQNELQEQVSAQADKEEDAGNDQLGMVLGDSSLEDAANSSMQPPRQLLGGESKDLSVGQQKKREAGQQTSQEGKPSPGAVTADGAGAAPGGSPEAFLEPDHLYNVLFVGDSHVGKTSFLYRLHADTFNPHLTATVGLDYQVKNLIVDNKHFALRLWDSAGQERYHSITRQFFRKADGVVLMYDITSEYSFSDVRYWLSCIQEGAEDGVAVLLLGNKTDCAAERRVPTKEGERLAKEHQLLFYECSAASGHNVSESMVSLIRMLKVHEDELKKKAEEVPKPSQKKKGCCW